One Planctomycetia bacterium DNA segment encodes these proteins:
- a CDS encoding response regulator, producing MTSPLPKSRILIADDNAVNVELLEAFLAGLDCDMAIAVDGKDTLDKVAEFKPDLILLDVMMPKLSGFEVCKKIKSDRATRGIMILMVTALNELGDIERAVQAGTDDFLSKPVNKVELLKRVENMLRLRHVTDELERLRQYIAGMEESSDPVKK from the coding sequence ATGACAAGCCCGTTGCCGAAAAGTCGCATCTTGATCGCCGACGACAATGCGGTGAACGTCGAATTGCTCGAGGCATTCCTCGCGGGGCTCGATTGCGATATGGCGATCGCGGTCGACGGGAAAGACACCCTCGATAAGGTCGCGGAGTTCAAGCCCGACCTCATCTTGCTCGACGTGATGATGCCGAAGCTCAGCGGGTTCGAGGTCTGCAAGAAGATCAAGTCGGATCGCGCGACGAGAGGGATCATGATCCTCATGGTAACGGCGCTCAACGAGCTCGGCGACATCGAACGGGCCGTGCAAGCTGGCACCGACGATTTCCTCAGCAAGCCGGTCAACAAAGTCGAGTTGCTGAAGCGCGTTGAAAATATGCTGCGGCTGCGGCATGTGACCGACGAGCTCGAGCGACTGCGGCAATATATCGCCGGTATGGAAGAATCGTCCGACCCCGTCAAGAAGTAG